In bacterium, the sequence GGGCGGGTTGAGCGACCGGATCGGCCGCAAGCCGGTGTTCTCGATCGGGCTCATCGGCTATGCCGTCTCGTTCGTGATTTTCGGACTCTCCCACCAGGTGTGGCAGTTGTTCCTGGCGCGGATCCTCGGCGGCGTGCTGAGCGCGGCCACCCTCCCCACGGCGATGGCGTACATCGGGGACACCACGTCCGAGGATCGCCGGGGCGGCGGGATGGGGATGATGGGCGCCGCGATGGGGCTGGGCTTCACGATCGGGCCGGGCATCGGCGGCCTCCTCGGCCGCCACAACCTGTCGCTCCCGTTTTTCGTGGGAGCGGCGCTGGCGCTCGTGACGCTGATCCTCAGCTGGGGGGCGCTGCCCGAGCCGGTCCGGCACCCTTCGTCCGCGGAGCGGCCGTCCCGGATCGACGCGTTCCGCCTGGCGCTCGGTGGCCCGCTCGCATACTACTTCGTCGTGACCCTTGTGGCCGCGTTTGCACTCGCGGCGCTCGAAGCGACCTACGCCCTCTTCGCCCAAGACCGGCTGCACCTGAGCAGTACGAGCGGCGCCGGTGCGATCGGGGTGGTGTTCGTCATCGTCGGGTTGGTCCAGGCGGCGATCCTCGGGGGGCTGGTCGGCCGCCTGATCAACCGCTGGGGAGAGGAACGGCTGGTACGCGCCGGGTTGGTGCTCGCGGCGATCGGGTATCTCCTCGTCACCGGCACGCACAACATCGCCACGCTCGCGATCTACGCCGCGGTCGCCGGCGCCGGCCACGCGCTGATGCGCCCGAGCGTCGCGTCGCTGATTTCGAAGCGCACCCCGGGGGGCCAAGGCCTCTCGATCGGGATCATGGACTCGTTTGACAGCCTCGGCCGCATTCTGGGCCCGGCGTGGGGCGGCTGGGTCTACCACGCCGGCATCACGCTGCCCTACGTCAGCGCCGCGGCCGCGCTCGCCTTGACGGTCGGCGTCTCGTTCTCGGCGGCGGCACGTGGCGTTCCGGCGCACGCGGGGTCCGAGTAACGTGATGCTGCCGCTGGCGCCGGACGGGCAGAGCACTGACTTCCTGGTCCTGATGGAGCGGGTCGGGATCTCGCTCGCAATCGGGATGATGGTCGGCCTCGAGCGTGAGTGGGCACACAAGGACGTGGGCGTCCGGACGTTCGCGTTCGTGGCGTTGTCATTCACGCTCGCCTGGACGATCTCCCCGATCGCGACCTATATCCTCATGGCCGCGCTCATCCCGCTTGTCACCCTGCTGAACTGGCGCAGCCTGACCCGGGATGGCACGCTCGAGATGACCACGACGGCCGCGCTGCTCGCGATGGCGCTCCTCGGCATCCTGGTCGGACAGGGGTTATTCCTGGTGGCTGCCGCGTGCGGCGTTGTGATGACGGCGCTGCTCGCGTGGAAGTCGGAGGTGGTCCGGTTCACCGGGGCGCTGACCAACGAGGAGATCCGCGGCGCGCTGATCCTGGGCATGATCGCGCTCGTCGTCTATCCCGTGCTGCCGCATGGCACGATCGATCCGTGGCATCTGATCGACCTGCGGTCCGCGTGGACCGTCGTCCTGGTGATCTCCGCGATCGCGTTCACGAACTACGTCCTGCTGCGCATCTACGGCACCCGCGGGATCCGCTGGACCGGCCTCCTCGGCGGACTCGTCAACAGCACGGCCACGGTGGCCGAGCTGGCGAGTCGCGCCCGGAACGACCCCGCCCGGTTGGCGGTGTTCGCGCTGCTGGGCATGGCGACCGCCAACACGGCGATGTTGCTGCGCAACGGCCTCATCCTCGGCGTGTTCGACATCACCGCGCTCTCCTACGGGTGGCTCGCGGTCGCCCTGATGGTGGCGACCAGCACGGTCGTCATGTACCGCATCCACATCCAGGACGCCGCGACGGCCCCGCTGCACATGCAGTCGCCGATCTCGGTGCGCCACGCGCTCATGTTCGGCGCGCTCTTTGTGCTCATCACGCTTGCCGGCGAACTGGCGAACCGCGTCTTCGGCCAGACCGGTTTTCTCGTCGTCGCGGCCTTGGGCGGGCTCGTGAGCAGCGCGTCCACATCGGCCGCGGCCGGGATCCTGGCGGCCAAGGGGCTGCTCCCCCCCGAACTGGCGGGCTATGGGGTCGTCGTGACGTCGATGGCGAGCCTGATCTTCCACGTACCGATGGCGCAGATCGCCGGTCGCAATGCGGAAGTGACGCGACGCCTCGCGAGGCTGTCGGCGCTGATCCTTGCGGCCGGCGCCGTTGGGATCGTTGCCGAGGCCCTGCTGAGTCGTCACCTCTAACGTCGCCGCTCCGCCGCGCAGCCGCGGGCGGGCAGGAGCGGTCTCCCTCCTAGAGAACTGCTCTCCGACCATGGCGAGGAGACGCGCCCCTTGACCCAACGAGAGCTGGTGGCCCGGACCGCCACGGTCATCGGACTGGTGGCGCTTGCGTGGATGATCTTCTGGTTCGTCGTCCACGTGACCGAGATCCTGATCCTGTTGCTGGTGTCCGCGATCCTCGCGGCCGGGTTCGCCCCGGTCGTCGGTTTCCTGGAGCGGTGGCGCCTGCCCCGCGGCGTCCAGCTCGCCCGGGGCGTCGCGATTCTGATCGTGTACATCGTCATGTTCGCGGCGCTCGGCGTGGTCGTCTCGATGATCGTCGTGCCCGCGGTCAACGAGGCGGGATCGTTCACCCAGTACCTGCCCGCGCTGCTCGGCAAACTGCAGGCATGGGCGGCCGGCCTCCAGCAGCAGTTCCCGTGGTTGCCGAGCGTGCCCACGGTCCTGGCCCATCTCCCGCAGCAGTTCACGGACCTCTCAGGGTACGGCTCCGCCGCGGCCGGCGTCGCGTTCCGGTTCGTCGGCGGTGTGGCGGCTACGATCACGGTGCTCGTGTTTGCCTTCTACATGCTGCTCGAGGGCACCGCGATCAGACGCTCGTTCCTAGAGCTGTTCACATCGCAGGAACGGATCCGGGTCGGCCTCGTCCTCGATCGCATCGGTGTCAAGTTCGGGGGGTGGCTGCGGGCGCAGCTGCTGCTCTCGTTCGCGGTCGCGGTGCCCGTCGCGCTCTTTTTGACGCTTATCGGCATGCCGTTTCCTGCGCTGTTGGGAGTCATCGCCGGCCTCGGCGAGTTGATTCCAATGGTCGGTCTCTGGCTCGGCGGCACGGTGGCGATCCTCGTCGCGCTGTCCCAACCCGTCTGGCGCCTGGTCGCGGTCGTCATCTTCTACGCCGTCATCATGAACATCGAGCCCCACATCCTGGTGCCCCGCATCATGTCGCGGGTCGTCGGGATGTCGCCGATCTTGACGCTGGTCGCGCTGCTCTCCGGCATCAAGCTGTTGGGCATCATCGGCGGGCTCCTCGCCGTCCCGATCGCCGCGGCGATCCAGGTGATCGTCTCCGAGGTCGTGCGCGAAATTCAGGGGCCTACCGAGGACCCGGCCGCGCCCGCCGGCGAACCGCGATCCCCTCGATCCGCCGGTCCACGGTAACCCGGTCGCGCTCCCCGCGGCACCGCCGCCTTCGACCCGACGCGCCGAGCGACGGCCGCCCGTGTCCGTGGGCAGGCGCCGATTGTGCACGGCAGGGTTCCCGCCGAATCGTTGCCAATTATTTCGAGCGGAGCGGCACCATATGGCGGCGATCCTGGAAGCTCGCGGCCTCACGAAGGAGTTCGGGGGTTTCCGGGCCCTGGACAGGGTCGATCTGCGCATCGAGGACGGCACCATCCATGCGATCATCGGCCCGAACGGCGCCGGCAAGACCACCCTGTTCGCCCTGCTCAGCGGGTTCCTGCGGCCAACCCAGGGTCACGTCCTGTTCCGCGAACGGGAGGTCACCGGCCTCTCACCACACGAGATCGCCCGCCGCGGGGTGGCGCGCTCGTTTCAGCTCTCCAGCGTGTTCCCCCACCTGAGCGTGCTCGACAACATCCGTCTGGCGCTCGGCGCGCGCACGTCGCTCGGGTACGCGTTCTGGCTCTCCGACCGGGTCCTCCGCCGATTCGA encodes:
- a CDS encoding MFS transporter produces the protein MHSQQSRRSQIGNRGLLVLFLAIFVVMMGFGIVLPVLQFYARSVGATPLEIGLLATSYAFMQFLFAPLWGGLSDRIGRKPVFSIGLIGYAVSFVIFGLSHQVWQLFLARILGGVLSAATLPTAMAYIGDTTSEDRRGGGMGMMGAAMGLGFTIGPGIGGLLGRHNLSLPFFVGAALALVTLILSWGALPEPVRHPSSAERPSRIDAFRLALGGPLAYYFVVTLVAAFALAALEATYALFAQDRLHLSSTSGAGAIGVVFVIVGLVQAAILGGLVGRLINRWGEERLVRAGLVLAAIGYLLVTGTHNIATLAIYAAVAGAGHALMRPSVASLISKRTPGGQGLSIGIMDSFDSLGRILGPAWGGWVYHAGITLPYVSAAAALALTVGVSFSAAARGVPAHAGSE
- a CDS encoding MgtC/SapB family protein gives rise to the protein MAFRRTRGPSNVMLPLAPDGQSTDFLVLMERVGISLAIGMMVGLEREWAHKDVGVRTFAFVALSFTLAWTISPIATYILMAALIPLVTLLNWRSLTRDGTLEMTTTAALLAMALLGILVGQGLFLVAAACGVVMTALLAWKSEVVRFTGALTNEEIRGALILGMIALVVYPVLPHGTIDPWHLIDLRSAWTVVLVISAIAFTNYVLLRIYGTRGIRWTGLLGGLVNSTATVAELASRARNDPARLAVFALLGMATANTAMLLRNGLILGVFDITALSYGWLAVALMVATSTVVMYRIHIQDAATAPLHMQSPISVRHALMFGALFVLITLAGELANRVFGQTGFLVVAALGGLVSSASTSAAAGILAAKGLLPPELAGYGVVVTSMASLIFHVPMAQIAGRNAEVTRRLARLSALILAAGAVGIVAEALLSRHL
- a CDS encoding AI-2E family transporter, with translation MTQRELVARTATVIGLVALAWMIFWFVVHVTEILILLLVSAILAAGFAPVVGFLERWRLPRGVQLARGVAILIVYIVMFAALGVVVSMIVVPAVNEAGSFTQYLPALLGKLQAWAAGLQQQFPWLPSVPTVLAHLPQQFTDLSGYGSAAAGVAFRFVGGVAATITVLVFAFYMLLEGTAIRRSFLELFTSQERIRVGLVLDRIGVKFGGWLRAQLLLSFAVAVPVALFLTLIGMPFPALLGVIAGLGELIPMVGLWLGGTVAILVALSQPVWRLVAVVIFYAVIMNIEPHILVPRIMSRVVGMSPILTLVALLSGIKLLGIIGGLLAVPIAAAIQVIVSEVVREIQGPTEDPAAPAGEPRSPRSAGPR
- a CDS encoding ABC transporter ATP-binding protein, translated to MAAILEARGLTKEFGGFRALDRVDLRIEDGTIHAIIGPNGAGKTTLFALLSGFLRPTQGHVLFREREVTGLSPHEIARRGVARSFQLSSVFPHLSVLDNIRLALGARTSLGYAFWLSDRVLRRFDDEAGTILAAVGLAATPGREAATLGYGQKRALEIALTLALSPTVLLLDEPTAGLSTHDVGQIVESIRRAAAGRTVVLVEHNMGVVAALARRITVLQRGRVLAEGTYAELRTNPTVIEAYLGGGA